One Brassica oleracea var. oleracea cultivar TO1000 chromosome C7, BOL, whole genome shotgun sequence genomic window carries:
- the LOC106306407 gene encoding cation-chloride cotransporter 1-like has product MDRGDIEEAGEEDFPRLGGGRYRPVVAHDRAVIEMSSVEPGSSSSPTLKNIKVVTPGELGAGAREVPRPEDGVNGHQKESKLELFGFDSLVNILGLKSMTGEQVAAPSSPRDGEDISITQGHPKPALKMGTMMGVFVPCLQNILGIIYYIRFTWIVGMAGIGQSLVLVLLCGLCTFLTTISLSAIATNGAMKGGGPYYLIGRALGPEVGISIGLCFFLGNAVAGALYVLGAVETFLKAFPAAGIFRETITKVNGTAVAEPIQSPNSHDLQIYGIVVTILLCFIVFGGVQMINRVAPAFLIPVLLSIFCIFIGIFLAKTDDPDTGITGLRFKSFRDNWSSAYQMTNNAGIPDPTGGTYWSFNDLVGLFFPAVTGIMAGSNRSASLKDTQRSIPVGTLAATLTTTSLYVISVLFFGAVATRDKLLTDRLLTATVAWPWPVIVHVGIILSTLGAALQSLTGAPRLLAAIANDDILPILNYFKVADTSEPHIATLFTALICIGCVVIGNLDLITPTVTMFYLLCYSGVNLSCFLLDILDAPSWRPRWKYHHWSLSFVGAALCIVIMFLISWSFTVVAIALASLIYKYVGLKGKAGDWGDGFKSAYFQLALRSLRSLGANQVHPKNWYPIPLVFCRPWGQLPENVPCHPKLADFANCMKKKGRGMSIFVDILDGDYYECAEEAKEACNKLATYIEYKRCEGVAEIVVAPNMTEGFRGIIQTMGLGNLKPNIVVMRYPEIWRRENLTEIPSTFVGIINDCITANKAVVIIKGLDEWPNEYQRQYGTIDLYWIVRDGGLMLLLSQLLLTKESFESCKIQLFCIAEEDSDAEALKADVKKFLYDLRMQAEVIVVTMKSWDIRSEGNSKEDSLEAFDAAQRRISDYLGEIKSQGSTPRLANGKAMVVNEQQVDKFLYTMLKLNSTILSYSRMAAVVLVSLPPPPLNHPAYFYMEYMDLLVENVPRMLIVRGYHRDVVTLFT; this is encoded by the exons ATGGATAGGGGGGACATTGAAGAAGCCGGCGAAGAGGACTTCCCGCGTCTCGGCGGAGGAAGATACAGGCCGGTGGTGGCGCACGATAGGGCGGTTATCGAAATGTCCTCAGTCGAACCTGGATCTTCCTCCTCTCCCACTCTCAA GAACATAAAAGTAGTTACGCCAGGAGAGTTGGGCGCTGGTGCAAGGGAGGTTCCAAGACCAGAAGATGGTGTCAATGGCCATCAGAAGGAGTCCAAGCTCGAATTATTTGGTTTCGATTCTCTTGTCAACATTCTTGGTTTGAAGAG TATGACGGGGGAGCAAGTTGCGGCACCATCTAGCCCTAGGGATGGGGAGGATATCTCTATCACGCAAGGGCACCCAAAG CCTGCTCTCAAGATGGGTACAATGATGGGAGTTTTCGTTCCCTGCTTACAAAACATATTAGGAATTATATACTACATCCGTTTCACATG GATTGTTGGCATGGCTGGTATTGGACAAAGCCTAGTATTGGTATTGCTCTGTGGATTATGTACATTCTTGACGACGATATCTTTGAGTGCTATTGCGACAAATGGCGCAATGAAG GGTGGTGGACCATATTACCTCATTGGTCGTGCTCTTGGTCCGGAGGTTGGGATTAGCATAGGTTTATGCTTCTTCCTTGGCAACGCAGTTGCTGGAGCTCT GTACGTTTTGGGTGCTGTGGAGACTTTTCTAAAAGCGTTTCCGGCTGCTGGGATTTTTAGAG AAACTATCACGAAGGTTAATGGAACAGCAGTTGCAGAACCAATACAAAGCCCAAACTCACATGACTTGCAGATTTATGGAATTGTTGTGACTATCCTTCTATGCTTCATTGTGTTTGGCGGCGTTCAGATGATTAATCGGGTTGCACCTGCGTTCCTAATACCGGTTTTGCTCTCTATATTCTGCATATTCATCGGGATATTTTTGGCAAAGACAGATGATCCTGACA CTGGAATTACGGGCTTGCGTTTTAAAAGTTTTAGAGATAACTGGAGTTCTGCTTATCAGATGACAAATAATGCGGGAATTCCTGATCCAACTGGAGGCACATACTGGAGTTTCAA TGATTTGGTGGGTCTATTTTTCCCTGCTGTAACAGGAATAATGGCTGGTTCAAATCGATCAGCTTCACTGAAAGATACACAAAGATCAATTCCTGTTGGAACGTTGGCTGCCACTCTGACTACTACCTCACTGTATGTGATCTCTGTGTTGTTTTTTGGAGCTGTTGCGACCCGTGACAAACTTTTGACTGATAG GCTACTTACTGCTACAGTTGCTTGGCCGTGGCCTGTCATTGTTCATGTTGGGATCATCCTTTCAACCTTAGGGGCTGCTCTCCAGAGTTTGACAGGGGCCCCTAGGTTACTTGCCGCTATAGCAAATGATGATATACTCCCCATCCTGAATTATTTCAAAGTTGCAGATACGAGTGAACCTCACATAGCTACGCTTTTCACTGCATTGATCTGCATCGGATGTGTTGTTATCGGAAATCTGGATCTTATCACACCGACTGTGACTATGTTCTATCTTTTATGCTATTCGGGAGTAAACTTGTCTTGTTTCCTGCTCGATATTCTTGATGCTCCAAGTTGGCGTCCACGGTGGAAATATCATCATTGGAGCCTTTCCTTTGTCGGAGCCGCACTTTGCATAG TGATCATGTTCTTGATTTCTTGGTCATTCACTGTGGTTGCCATCGCTCTTGCAAGTCTTATATACAAATACGTTGGGCTAAAAGGGAAGGCCGGGGACTGGGGAGATGGTTTCAAGAGTGCATATTTTCAGCTGGCTCTTCGTAGTCTCAGGTCACTCGGAG CGAATCAAGTGCACCCCAAGAACTGGTATCCAATCCCTCTTGTTTTCTGCAGACCATGGGGACAGCTCCCAGAGAATGTTCCGTGCCACCCTAAACTGGCTGATTTTGCCAATTGTATGAAGAAAAAAGGTCGTGGAATGTCTATCTTTGTCGACATATTAGATGGTGATTACTATGAATGTGCTGAAGAGGCAAAGGAAGCCTGCAACAAACTAGCCACGTACATAGAGTATAAGCGTTGTGAAGGTGTAGCTGAAATCGTTGTAGCCCCAAACATGACCGAAGGGTTCCGTGGGATCATCCAGACGATGGGACTCGGGAATCTCAAACCCAACATCGTGGTAATGCGTTACCCTGAGATCTGGCGGCGAGAAAATCTAACAGAGATTCCATCCACATTCGTTGGGATAATCAACGACTGCATAACAGCAAACAAAGCAGTTGTCATCATCAAAGGGTTAGACGAATGGCCAAACGAGTACCAAAGACAGTACGGAACAATCGACTTGTACTGGATTGTGAGAGACGGTGGTCTCATGCTTCTCCTCTCGCAGCTTCTTCTGACAAAAGAAAGCTTCGAGAGCTGCAAGATCCAACTCTTCTGCATAGCTGAAGAGGATTCAGACGCCGAAGCACTAAAAGCCGACGTGAAGAAGTTCCTCTACGACCTGAGAATGCAAGCAGAAGTAATCGTGGTGACGATGAAATCATGGGACATAAGATCAGAAGGAAACAGCAAAGAAGATTCGTTGGAAGCGTTTGATGCTGCACAGAGACGAATCTCAGATTACTTGGGAGAGATAAAGAGTCAAGGTTCGACTCCTCGGTTGGCGAATGGGAAAGCGATGGTGGTGAATGAGCAACAAGTGGATAAGTTTCTGTATACAATGCTGAAACTGAACTCGACCATACTCAGTTACTCGAGGATGGCAGCGGTGGTTCTGGTGAGTCTCCCGCCGCCTCCGTTGAACCACCCGGCGTATTTCTACATGGAGTATATGGATTTGCTGGTGGAGAATGTTCCAAGGATGTTGATCGTGAGAGGGTATCACAGAGATGTTGTAACTTTGTTTACTTAG